In Pseudomonas sp. FP1742, the DNA window GGCGTGTAGAGCAGCTTCATTGGCGAGCCACCGAAGGCTTGCAAGGTCTGGTTGACCAGCCCGTCGGCGCCCAGCAACAGGCTCCAGCCGAACGCCCGCACCACCACCGAAATCAGCAGCGGCGTGAGGATCAGAATCAGGAAAATCGAACGCCACGGCGCGCCCATGCGACTGAGGATGTAGGCCTCGGGCACGCCGATCAGCACGCAGAGCAGGGTGGTCAGGGCACTGATCCACATCGTGCGCAGAAAGATTTCGTAGAAGTACGGATCGCCCAGCAGGCTGCTGTAGTGGGCGAAGGTGTAGGCGTCGCTGTTGATCCCCGAGCTGTAGTCGAAGACGTTCAATGACAACACCAGCGTCAGCAGCAGCGGGATCGCCAGCAGGCCGATGTACAACGCCAGGGCCGGCGCCGACAACACATACCCTTGGCGTCCCTGGCGGATGGCGGCGAGCATGTTCATGCCGACACCTCGTCGACACTCAGCACCCGCAGCAGCGCCGCGTCCCAGTCGAGCCCGACCGCCGTGCCTTCGGCCAGTGGCGCCGAGCCGTCGTTGCGACGCACCACGCAGAGTTCGCCCAGGGTTGTCGTTACGCCGTACAACCATTGGCTGCCGAGGAAGAAGCGGCTGGCGATCTTGCCTTGCAGACGACCATGGCCTTTTTCCCGCAGATCGATTTTTTCCGGGCGCAGGCTTAACGTCAGTTCGCCGTTGCCGGTGTTGCACACCTGAACCACACCGGCACCATCCCGCTCACCGGGCAGCAGGTTGGCTTTGCCGACGAACCCGGAAATGAACTCGGTGCGCGGGTGTTCGTAGAGGGTGTAGGGCGCGTCGATCTGGGTGATGCGCCCGGCCTGCATCACCACCACCCGATCACTGATCGACAGCGCTTCGGACTGGTCGTGGGTGACCATCAGCGTGGTGATCCCGACTTCGCGCTGGATGCGGCGGATTTCGAACTGCATCTCTTCGCGCAAATTGGCGTCGAGGTTGGACAGCGGTTCGTCGAGCAGCAACACCGGCGGTTCGATCACCAACGCCCGGGCCAGTGCCACACGCTGGCGCTGGCCGCCGGAAAGCTCCCGTGGATAACGCTCGGCGTGCTGGTGCAGGCGAACCAGTTTCAGCACCCGATCCACCCGTTGCTGCAATTCACCGTTGGGCACTTTGCGCATGCGCAGGCCGAAGGCGACGTTGTCTTGCACGGTCATGTGCGGGAATAGCGCGTAACTCTGGAACACCACGCCCAGACCACGGCTGGCGGGTTTGGCGTGGGTGATGTCGCGACCGTCCAGCACAATGCGCCCGCTGCTGACTTCGACGAAGCCGGCGATCATTTGCAGGGTAGTGGTTTTGCCGCATCCGGAGGGGCCGAGCAAAGAGACGAACTCGCCTTTTTCCACCGACAGGTTGGTGGCGACGACCGCGTCGATCTCGCCGTAACGTTTGCCGAGGTTTTCAAGTTGCACGAAGGCCATGACTGCGCTCCACCTGAGATTGTTATGCGTCGCCAACGGCGCGCTTTTTTGTATGGGCAGATACGAAAAGATGTTGCGGGGGGTGTTGGCGCTCGAGGTGTGTCGGCTGCCGTTGTTGTTCGAATCGCCCCTGTATGGACGCAGAGTAGGACGAAGAATAGGATGGGCTCAATAACCTATTTCACTGAAGCGATGACTATTTTCAGTTTTATTCGGTGAGTAAATTTATTGATGAGAAATCACATGTCTGATTCCACTGAATGGAATGAAAACAAAAATGAAGTCGGTGTCGGTGCGGTCTCGAGACTGTTTGCCGTGCTGCGCAGCCTGGGTGATTCCGTCGAGGGCGGCGAGCGCGTGACGCAACTGGCGCAGCGCATTGGTTTGTCGCAACCGACTACCCACCGCTTGCTGCGCAGCCTGATGGACGAGGGCATGGTCGAGCAGGATGCGCGCAGCAAACGCTATCGCCTGAGCCTGGAGTTTTTTGCCTTGGCGGCCCGCGCCGGGAATACAGGCAACCTGCGCGAACTGGCGCGGCCGGCGTTGCTGCGGCTGTCGGCATCGTTGGGCGATTCGCTGTTTTTGCTGGCGCGCAGTGGCTTCGATGCGATCTGTCTGGACCGCAGTGAAGGGCCGTTTCCGATCCGCACATTTACCGGCGATATCGGTGGGCGGGTGGCGCTCGGTGTGGGGCAGGGCAGCCTGGCGATTCTGGCATTCCTGCCGCAAGAGGAACGCGACACGGTGATTCACTACAACTTGCCGCGGCTCAAGGATTTTCACCTGTATGACGAGGTGTTCCTGCGCTCGGAAGTCGAGAATGTGCGCGCGCTCGGGTACGCCGGGCGCAACACCGGCGTGTTGCAAGGCATGGCCGGCGTGGCGGTGCCGATCCTCGACCGCGAAGGCCGGGCGGTGGCGGCGCTGAGTGTGGCCACGATCAGTGATCGCCTGGGGCCGGATCGTTTGCCGACGGTGGTGGAAATGCTCAAGCGCGAAGCCGCGCTGATCGGGCCGCGGATCAACCCGTTCGATCCGCTGCTGCGCAGGCCTTCGCAAGTCTTCGGGCAGGGGTGACCACAATCTCCAAATAGTCGCTGATCCCTGTGGGAGCGGGCTTGCTCGCGAAGGCAATGTGTCAGTCAACATAAACGTTGAATGTTAAACCGCTTTCGCGAGCAAGCCCGCTCCCACATTCGATTGGCGTTGTCCTCGTTTTCCGAGATCAGAACTTCAGCATCTGCGCCGTCGGGGTGTCACTCGGGCTGACCATCGCGTAGTTGTACCCGGCGCCCGACCAGTATTCGGCCTGCAGTTCGCCGTCGCTACGGCTACCGCGAGGCAAGAAGGTGTTCTTCGGTCCGGGTGGCCGGACGTAGAAACTGATCTTGTGCCCGCTCCGGTCCTCGTACACCACCATCGCCGCCGGCCCTTGTTCGGTACTGAGCAAACGGCCGCTGATGGGTTTGTATCCGGAAGCGGTCAAATTCGGCAGGCGATGGGCCTGGCTGAAATAGCGGTCGAGCCAGCCCTGCATGTCACTGTCGTCGCTGGCCTTGTAATCCGCCGGCAGAATGCCTTGCAGGGCAATCAGCCGGTAAGCCTGCATCGCATCGGTCATCGGCAGCGGGGCGCTGATCAGGGTCATTTCCCGTGCCTGCCAACCGCTCAAACCGCCGACACTGACCGCAATCAGTAGCACCGCGGCACTGGCCAGGTGACGGCGTGACTGGCGTTTGAGGCGCTGGCGAATCAGCGCCGGATCAAGCTCCGGGTTGATCGGTTGCTGCAAGGCGCCGCTCAGGGCCGCGCGCAATTGCTGGGCGTCCTGCTGCCAGGCGCGCACTTGCGCGGCCACTTCGGCATTGCCGGCCAGATAAGTTTCCACCTGATGTCGGTCGTCATCGCTGAGTTGGTGATCGACGTAGGCGTGAAGGTCACGCTCGTTGGGAGGCAGGCTGATCATTTGAGTCTCCGCAGCGAAGGGCGGGTGATTTCGCCGTCACTGAGCTGGCGCAAGGCCTGACGCGCGCGAGACAGGCGTGACATTACGGTGCCGATGGGGACATCGAGAATCTCGGCGACCTCCTTGTAACTCAAGCCTTCCACTGAGACCCAGAGCAGCAGCGCGCGCTGTTCGGTGTTGAGTTGATCGAAGGCTTGCAGGGTCGTTTGGGCGATCACCGTGCGTTCTGCCGAAGGCTGTGTATCGTCCCGTCCGGTAAAGAATTCGAGCATCCGCGCATAACGCCGGGAGCGGCGGTGGGCGTCGAGGAACTGCCGATAAAGTATCGAAAACAGCCAGGCCCGCAAGTCACCCTCGGGACGTTTGTCGCCCCAACTCGACAGCGCCCGTTCCAGGCTGGCTTGCACCAGATCGTCGGCGCTGCTGGGGTTGCGTGTCAGCGATACGGCGAAGCGCCGCAGCCTGGGAATGATTTCCCTGAGTTGTTCGTCGATATCGCTCATGAAGTTCTGACTAGTCACTACGCTGTGGTGAGTGTTCAGGAGGACGCCCGGCATTCGAGGTTATTCCACGCCTGGAAAAATAAACACCGGCTGATGGAATAAACCTTGGCGGGGTTCGTCTGCCTGATTCTTCTCACTTGTGGCCGATGGCCCTGGAGTCATTCATGGTAGATCGCTCATCACCGCCAACGGAGCCTGGCCGGCCACCGCTGAGTACTGCGAGCCTGACGTTACGCCTGACCGGTATTGCCGTGGTGGTCGCCGCATTGGCCGGGGCTTTTGCCTACGTCAATGGCACACTCGACCCACAGCGCCTGACGCCGAAAGCGTTGATCAATGTGCTGGAGAAAAACAACGGCGTGCACCCGGGGTTCCGTCGTAACCACGCCAAAGGGGTGTGCGTGATCGGGCATTTCGAGAGCAGCGGCCAGGTGCGCGAGTATTCCAGCGCCCAAGTGTTCAATGAAGCACGGACCCCGGTGGTCGGGCGTTTCGCGCTGCCTGCCGGCAACCCTTACGCGCCGGACAACAGCGTGCCGATCCGCAGCCTGGCGTTGCGTTTCACCCAGGCCAACGGTCAGCAGTGGCGCACCGGGATGAACAGCATGCCGGTGTTCCCGGTGGGCACGCCCGAGGCGTTCTATCAACTGCAACAAGCGCAGTCGCCGGACCCGGCCACCGGCAAACCGAACCCTGCGGCGGTGCCGGCGTTCTTCGGCTCTCACCCGGAAGCCGCGCCGTTTCTGGCGTGGATCAAGACTGCCAAACCTTCTGCCAGTTATGCGACCGAGACTTATAACAGCGTCAATGCGTTTTACCTGGTGAACGCGGCCGGGCAGCGGCAAGCGGTGCGTTGGAGCATGGCGCCGGTTGCTCAGGACGCGGCGGGCGCGACGGCACCGGAGGGCGCTGACTTTCTGGAGAAGGATCTGGTTCAGCGTTTGTCCGCCGGACCGCTGCGTTGGCAATTGAACATCACCCTGGCGAACCCCGGGGACCCGGTCAACGACGCGAGCAAGGCCTGGCCCGGTGACCGAAAAGTGCTGAACGCCGGCACGCTGGTACTCGAAAGCACCCAACCACAACTCAATGGCGAGTGCCGTGACATCAACTACGACCCACTGGTATTGCCCAGCGGCATCGAAGGCTCCGACGACCCGCTGCTCGCCGCTCGTTCAGCGGGCTATGCCAATTCCTATCTGCGTCGCACGAGCGAAGTGAATCAGTTGCCCAACGCCAAGCAGGAGGCTCATCAATGAGCGCTCAACCGAACCATTTCGCTCCCCTGGCGCGGCTGCTGCATTGGCTGATGGCGCTGATGATCATCGCGATGCTGTTCATCGGCGCCGGCATGGTGGCCTCGGTGTCCGAGCGTCACGAGTGGCTGATCCACCTGCACAAACCGTTGGGCATCGCCATTCTGCTGTTGGTGGTCGTGCGTCTGGCCGTGCGTTTTTCGACCCGGCAACCACCGCTGCCGGCGGACTTGCCGGGTTGGCAAGTGCTCGCGGCGAAGGCTTCGCATGTCTTGCTGTACGCCTTGATGCTGATTTTGCCGCTGCTGGGCTGGGCGATGATTTCGGCGGCTGGCGATCCGGTGATGCTCAGCAGCTCGTTGCAACTGCCGTCGATCCTGCCGGCGAATGCGCAGGTGTTTGCATTCCTGCGCAAGGCACATAGGTATCTGGCGTATCTACTGTTCCTGACCGTGCTGCTGCACCTGGCGGCGGCGTTGTTTCACGGGTGGGTACGCCGCGATGAGGTGCTGGACAGCATGTTGCGGGGCAGGGACCGTGGGTGAGTCGGGGGACTGCCGATAACTGTGGCGAGGGGGCTTGCCCCCGATGGGCTGCAACGCAGCCCCAAATGCGGTTGGTCAGACGCTCCTGCGTCTGATCGATTTACGCCTGCTGCGCAGCCGATCGGGAGCAAGCTGCCTCGCCACAGGTGTTGGGTGTTTTGGTGGCCAGCGTCAGCCACCAATAGATCAACGCTAGGGCGTTGATGCCCGCACCCAGCCAGCACACCGCGATCCAGCCGCCCCAGGCATACATCGCCGTCGAACCGATAGAGCCCAAGGCGCTGCCGATCGAATAGAACAGCATGTAGCCGGCGGTGAGTCGGCTTTGCGCTTCGGGGCGCACGCTGTAGATCATGCTCTGGCTGGTGACGTGAACGGCCTGCAACCCCAAATCCAGCGTAATCACCCCCGAGCAGCAGCGCCCACAGCGAGGATTGAGTGAGGGCGATGGGCAGCCATGAGGCGAGCATCAGCAACAACGACAGTCCGCTGGTCCATTGACCCAGGCCACGATCGGCCAGATGCCCGGCGCGAGCAGCGGCCAGTGCGCCAGCGGCCCCGGCCAGCCCGAACAGTCCGATTTCGGTGTGGGACAGTGAAAGCGGCGGGGTGCTCAACGGCAATACCAACGGGGTCCACAGCACCATGGCGCTGGCGAACGTCAGCAGGGCAAGGATGGCCCGTTGACGCAGCACCGGTTCTTCCTCGGTCGCTGGAATTGCGCGCCGAGGATGGGCGGCTGTTGGGGCCCCAGGATTGTGTGCGGATCCCGGCTGAGTAAAACATCAAAAAATCGCAGCCTTGCAGGAGCTGCGAAGGCTGCGATCTTTTGTCCAAGGGGGATCAGCGCAAGGTATCGACCATATCCGCAATGGTCGTCAGTACATCCTTGCCCAACTGCTTGGAACGCTTGCCAGACCAGCCAGTCAGCGCATTCGGCGCGTCGTTGTTGTCCTTGAAGGGCATTTCCAGAGTCAGGGACAGGCAGTCGAACTTCTGACCGACACTGTTGCAGGCCAGGGTCATGTTGGCTTTGCCTGGCTCGTCGCGGGTATAGCCGTGTTTGGTCTGGAAGTCTTTGGTCTGGTGCTTCAGATGGCTGCGGAAGCGCTCTTCGAGTTTCTCGATCCGCGGTGTATAGCCCGGGTTGCCTTCGCAACCGGCGGTGAACACGTAGGGGATTTCTTCATCGCCATGGATGTCGAGGAACAGGTCGACGCCATATTTTTCCATTTGCTGCTGAACGAACAGTACTTCCGGGCTGATTTCCTGGCTGGCGCTCTGCCAGGCGCGATTCAGGTCCTGGCCCATGGCGTTGGTGCGCAAATGACCGTGGAAGGCGCCGTCCGGGTTCATGTTGGGCACCAGGTACAGGTCGGCGCTGGCCAGGAGCTTATTCAGCACCGGATCGTCGTGTTTCTCCAGACGCTCGATCACGCCTTCCATGAACCATTCGGCCATGTGTTCGCCAGGGTGTTGCTGGGCGATGATCCAGACCTTGCGCTGACCTTCGGCGCCAGTCCCTTTGCGCAGCAGCTGGATGTCACGACCTTCAACACTCTTGCCGGTGGCCAGCAGTTCGGTGCCGGCCTTGGTCAGCGCCTGTTCGATCAGCCAGTCGTGACGGCCACGGCTGTAGGGTTCGAAGTAGGCGAACCAGGCATGGGTGGCAGTGGCTTCAAGGCTGAAACGCAGACAGTCGCCTTCAAAGATGGTCGGCACCCGGAACCAGTTGACGTGGTCGTAGGACGCCACCGCCTGATAACCGTCCCAGGCCTTGTTGTATGAGGATTTGCTGGCGTTGTTCAGACGAAACCAATGCTCCTGCCCCACGTGCAGGCCGCTGGCCTTGAAGTGGAACCACTGGAAATGCTGGCTGCGGGTGTCTGGCCTGATGGCCAGCAACGCTTGCAGGGGATTACTGATGTCCAGCACGTCAATGTTGCCGCTGTCGAAGTTTGCGCTGATGTCGAAAGAAGATTTAGCCACGGCCATAATCAAATCCTGAATATGATTTTTATGGCTGCTACTTTACACGCAAGGTGGGGGAAAACCGGGGGAAATTATGGGGGTGGAAAAGGGGGGCGTCCTCCTTGACGCCGATGCAGCTTAGAGACTGCGTGATTGATTCTCAAGCGCTATTTTGCGTTAGTTTGACCCAATGCTGCCGGGGGTTCTCGGGCAACCAAATATTCTTTTGATATCACTCACGGCAATCGAATTTGCAGCATCTGCAGACTTCATCAGCCTGAAGCCGAAGCCAAACTGACAGACAAAAAAAGACCCGGCAAAAAGCCGGGTCAAAAACCGTGATTAGCCTGATGAGGAGATAGTCCAGAAGACCGACCTAAGGTCTCTTGGTCTATCGACTGATCTCGCGACCAGTTGTTGCAATAATAATCATTATCATTTGCAAGTCAAATGTTTTTACCTGTGCGATTGGAAAATTTTTCCTGTCCTCCTCCAATGCGCCCAGCCTCAATCGTTCCGATCGCCCTCCAGGGATCGCTCGACCATCGCCTTGGCCATGTCGATCATGTGCACCGTCGA includes these proteins:
- a CDS encoding M14-type cytosolic carboxypeptidase; protein product: MAVAKSSFDISANFDSGNIDVLDISNPLQALLAIRPDTRSQHFQWFHFKASGLHVGQEHWFRLNNASKSSYNKAWDGYQAVASYDHVNWFRVPTIFEGDCLRFSLEATATHAWFAYFEPYSRGRHDWLIEQALTKAGTELLATGKSVEGRDIQLLRKGTGAEGQRKVWIIAQQHPGEHMAEWFMEGVIERLEKHDDPVLNKLLASADLYLVPNMNPDGAFHGHLRTNAMGQDLNRAWQSASQEISPEVLFVQQQMEKYGVDLFLDIHGDEEIPYVFTAGCEGNPGYTPRIEKLEERFRSHLKHQTKDFQTKHGYTRDEPGKANMTLACNSVGQKFDCLSLTLEMPFKDNNDAPNALTGWSGKRSKQLGKDVLTTIADMVDTLR
- a CDS encoding ABC transporter permease, with protein sequence MNMLAAIRQGRQGYVLSAPALALYIGLLAIPLLLTLVLSLNVFDYSSGINSDAYTFAHYSSLLGDPYFYEIFLRTMWISALTTLLCVLIGVPEAYILSRMGAPWRSIFLILILTPLLISVVVRAFGWSLLLGADGLVNQTLQAFGGSPMKLLYTPFAVVIALVHVMLPFMIIPVWTSLQKLDPAAEQAALSLGASHFTVIRKVVLPQVMPGVLSGTLIVFGLAASSFAIPGLLGGRRLKMVATLIYDQYLSELNWPMGAAIAVALLLLNLLIMLSWNRMIEGRYKKSLG
- a CDS encoding IclR family transcriptional regulator, which translates into the protein MSDSTEWNENKNEVGVGAVSRLFAVLRSLGDSVEGGERVTQLAQRIGLSQPTTHRLLRSLMDEGMVEQDARSKRYRLSLEFFALAARAGNTGNLRELARPALLRLSASLGDSLFLLARSGFDAICLDRSEGPFPIRTFTGDIGGRVALGVGQGSLAILAFLPQEERDTVIHYNLPRLKDFHLYDEVFLRSEVENVRALGYAGRNTGVLQGMAGVAVPILDREGRAVAALSVATISDRLGPDRLPTVVEMLKREAALIGPRINPFDPLLRRPSQVFGQG
- a CDS encoding anti-sigma factor, whose product is MISLPPNERDLHAYVDHQLSDDDRHQVETYLAGNAEVAAQVRAWQQDAQQLRAALSGALQQPINPELDPALIRQRLKRQSRRHLASAAVLLIAVSVGGLSGWQAREMTLISAPLPMTDAMQAYRLIALQGILPADYKASDDSDMQGWLDRYFSQAHRLPNLTASGYKPISGRLLSTEQGPAAMVVYEDRSGHKISFYVRPPGPKNTFLPRGSRSDGELQAEYWSGAGYNYAMVSPSDTPTAQMLKF
- a CDS encoding catalase family peroxidase, whose protein sequence is MVDRSSPPTEPGRPPLSTASLTLRLTGIAVVVAALAGAFAYVNGTLDPQRLTPKALINVLEKNNGVHPGFRRNHAKGVCVIGHFESSGQVREYSSAQVFNEARTPVVGRFALPAGNPYAPDNSVPIRSLALRFTQANGQQWRTGMNSMPVFPVGTPEAFYQLQQAQSPDPATGKPNPAAVPAFFGSHPEAAPFLAWIKTAKPSASYATETYNSVNAFYLVNAAGQRQAVRWSMAPVAQDAAGATAPEGADFLEKDLVQRLSAGPLRWQLNITLANPGDPVNDASKAWPGDRKVLNAGTLVLESTQPQLNGECRDINYDPLVLPSGIEGSDDPLLAARSAGYANSYLRRTSEVNQLPNAKQEAHQ
- a CDS encoding RNA polymerase sigma factor translates to MSDIDEQLREIIPRLRRFAVSLTRNPSSADDLVQASLERALSSWGDKRPEGDLRAWLFSILYRQFLDAHRRSRRYARMLEFFTGRDDTQPSAERTVIAQTTLQAFDQLNTEQRALLLWVSVEGLSYKEVAEILDVPIGTVMSRLSRARQALRQLSDGEITRPSLRRLK
- a CDS encoding ABC transporter ATP-binding protein; amino-acid sequence: MAFVQLENLGKRYGEIDAVVATNLSVEKGEFVSLLGPSGCGKTTTLQMIAGFVEVSSGRIVLDGRDITHAKPASRGLGVVFQSYALFPHMTVQDNVAFGLRMRKVPNGELQQRVDRVLKLVRLHQHAERYPRELSGGQRQRVALARALVIEPPVLLLDEPLSNLDANLREEMQFEIRRIQREVGITTLMVTHDQSEALSISDRVVVMQAGRITQIDAPYTLYEHPRTEFISGFVGKANLLPGERDGAGVVQVCNTGNGELTLSLRPEKIDLREKGHGRLQGKIASRFFLGSQWLYGVTTTLGELCVVRRNDGSAPLAEGTAVGLDWDAALLRVLSVDEVSA
- a CDS encoding cytochrome b yields the protein MSAQPNHFAPLARLLHWLMALMIIAMLFIGAGMVASVSERHEWLIHLHKPLGIAILLLVVVRLAVRFSTRQPPLPADLPGWQVLAAKASHVLLYALMLILPLLGWAMISAAGDPVMLSSSLQLPSILPANAQVFAFLRKAHRYLAYLLFLTVLLHLAAALFHGWVRRDEVLDSMLRGRDRG